From one Terriglobales bacterium genomic stretch:
- the hemA gene encoding glutamyl-tRNA reductase, which translates to MTFLLLGVNHKTAPVEVRERLAIPESRLAEATRRLAQHPGIDEGLVLSTCNRVEILVASANGAADLRGFLREYFATDITPYESHLYEHREKEAVRHLFRVASSLDSMVVGEPQILGQVKEAYATARAVGAVRSHLDALLTRAFAVAKRVRTETTVGSSAVSVASAAVDLAKKIFGTLEGKTVYLVGAGKMSELAARHLMAQGASSIFVANRTHERAVALADRFGGQAILFEQLYDTCDRADIVLTSTGAPHALFRREHGELFLQRRKNRPMFFIDIAVPRDVDPEMNKLDGIFVYDIDDLQAVVAGHVADRRREAERAETIVTQEVERFLARLEAQSVVPTIVSLQGQLETIRQAEIERVRGRLGRLTPEQEQAVEALSHGIVNKILHTPITTLKTTAGQPEGTTVIEVIRRLFNLGDDKKAGS; encoded by the coding sequence CGGGCATCGACGAGGGTTTGGTCCTCTCCACCTGCAACCGGGTGGAGATCCTGGTGGCCTCCGCCAACGGCGCGGCGGATTTGCGCGGCTTCCTGCGGGAATATTTCGCCACCGACATTACGCCCTACGAGTCCCATCTGTACGAACACCGCGAGAAGGAAGCGGTGCGGCATCTGTTCCGGGTGGCCTCGAGCCTGGATTCCATGGTGGTGGGCGAGCCACAGATCCTGGGGCAGGTGAAGGAGGCTTACGCCACGGCGCGCGCGGTGGGCGCGGTGCGCTCGCATCTGGACGCGCTCCTCACCCGCGCCTTCGCCGTGGCCAAGCGCGTGCGCACGGAGACGACGGTGGGCAGCTCGGCGGTGTCCGTGGCTTCGGCAGCCGTGGACCTGGCCAAGAAGATTTTCGGGACGCTCGAAGGGAAGACCGTTTACCTGGTGGGCGCGGGCAAGATGAGCGAGCTGGCGGCGCGCCACCTGATGGCGCAGGGCGCGAGCTCCATCTTCGTCGCGAATCGCACGCACGAGCGCGCGGTGGCGCTGGCCGACCGCTTCGGCGGCCAAGCCATCCTCTTCGAGCAGCTCTACGACACCTGCGACCGCGCCGACATCGTCCTCACCTCCACCGGCGCGCCCCACGCGCTGTTCCGGCGGGAGCATGGCGAGCTCTTCCTCCAGCGCCGCAAGAACCGCCCCATGTTCTTCATCGACATCGCGGTGCCCCGCGATGTGGACCCGGAGATGAACAAGTTGGATGGCATCTTCGTGTACGACATTGACGACCTGCAAGCCGTCGTGGCCGGACACGTGGCCGACCGGCGCCGCGAGGCGGAGCGCGCCGAAACCATCGTGACGCAGGAAGTGGAGCGCTTCCTGGCGCGCCTGGAGGCGCAGAGCGTCGTTCCGACCATCGTCTCGCTGCAGGGGCAGCTCGAGACCATTCGCCAGGCGGAGATCGAACGCGTGCGCGGACGCCTGGGCCGGCTCACCCCGGAGCAGGAGCAGGCCGTCGAAGCGCTCTCCCACGGCATCGTCAACAAGATCCTGCACACTCCCATCACAACGCTGAAGACCACGGCGGGACAGCCGGAAGGCACCACCGTCATCGAGGTCATCCGCCGGCTGTTCAACTTGGGCGACGACAAGAAGGCGGGTTCCTGA
- the hemC gene encoding hydroxymethylbilane synthase, translating into MALLRIGTRGSQLALWQANYVAELLRERGHAVEIEVIQTTGDRVAEVALSKVGTKGMFTKEIEEGLSAGRVHLAVHSLKDLPADLPAGFELAAVMKRDDVSDVLVSNRYSSLRALPAGSRVGTSSLRREAQLRGLRPGLNILPIRGNVDTRLHKVEAGAFDAIVLAAAGLKRLGLEKWIREYFSVQDMCPAPGQGALAIEVRTGDAHTRAAVTFLDDRTTRTTTSCERVLLRALGGGCQVPIGAFCMGTPNDLRLISVVARPDGSQVLRESQAGSDPAELGRRVANALLHKGAGEILQEVYAASPAPPEQP; encoded by the coding sequence ATGGCGCTGCTACGCATCGGCACTCGCGGCTCGCAACTGGCGCTGTGGCAGGCCAACTACGTCGCCGAGCTCCTGCGCGAACGCGGGCACGCGGTGGAGATCGAAGTCATCCAAACCACCGGCGACCGCGTAGCCGAAGTCGCGCTCTCCAAAGTCGGCACCAAGGGAATGTTCACCAAGGAGATCGAGGAGGGGCTATCCGCGGGGCGCGTCCACCTGGCCGTGCACAGCCTGAAGGACCTTCCCGCCGACCTGCCCGCCGGCTTCGAGCTGGCGGCCGTGATGAAGCGCGACGACGTCAGCGACGTGCTGGTGTCGAACCGCTACAGCTCTCTGCGGGCGCTTCCGGCAGGTTCCCGCGTGGGGACCAGCAGCCTGCGGCGCGAGGCGCAACTGCGAGGGCTGCGTCCCGGCTTGAACATCCTTCCTATCCGCGGCAACGTGGACACACGCTTGCACAAGGTGGAGGCGGGGGCGTTTGACGCCATCGTGCTCGCCGCCGCCGGCCTGAAGCGGCTGGGCCTCGAGAAATGGATCCGGGAATACTTCTCGGTGCAGGACATGTGTCCGGCGCCGGGCCAGGGCGCGCTGGCCATCGAGGTTCGCACCGGGGACGCGCACACGCGCGCGGCGGTCACGTTTCTCGATGACCGCACGACGCGCACTACCACCTCCTGCGAGCGGGTCCTGTTGCGCGCCCTGGGCGGCGGGTGCCAGGTCCCCATCGGCGCCTTCTGCATGGGGACGCCGAACGATCTGCGTTTGATCAGTGTTGTGGCCCGGCCCGACGGCTCCCAGGTCCTGCGGGAATCGCAGGCGGGAAGCGATCCCGCCGAGCTGGGCCGTAGGGTGGCCAACGCCCTGTTGCACAAGGGCGCGGGCGAGATTCTGCAGGAAGTGTATGCAGCGTCGCCGGCGCCGCCAGAGCAGCCATGA
- a CDS encoding uroporphyrinogen-III synthase, protein MKAPGKKERKAKKEKKKPLAGQRVLVTRARHQAEALAARLRRLGASVVAVPSIEIRPPRSYQPLDRALRRIDRYDWLILTSVNGVRPFFSRMGKLRLSRRYLRHLHVAAIGPATKAEVERRGLNVHAMPAEYVAEAVVRLLRSRVKGKRVLLVRAKVARDVLPKALRRAGAKVEVVEAYQTVAPPRSRRRLQEVLRDRRPHWVTFTSSSTARNFALLVGAARLRAALKGIRVASIGPVTSKTLRELGLRVNVQARRYTIPGLVQALFSAEKVGQRKRRPG, encoded by the coding sequence ATGAAGGCCCCTGGGAAGAAAGAAAGGAAAGCAAAGAAAGAGAAGAAGAAGCCGCTCGCCGGGCAGCGAGTCCTGGTCACCCGAGCGCGCCATCAGGCGGAAGCGCTGGCAGCGCGACTGCGCCGCTTGGGCGCGAGCGTCGTGGCCGTCCCCAGCATCGAGATCCGCCCGCCGCGCTCCTACCAGCCGCTCGACCGCGCGTTGCGCCGCATTGACCGCTACGACTGGCTCATCCTCACCAGCGTCAACGGTGTTCGCCCCTTCTTTTCGCGCATGGGGAAACTGCGGCTATCGCGGCGATACCTTAGGCATCTGCATGTGGCCGCCATTGGCCCGGCAACGAAGGCGGAGGTCGAACGTCGCGGCCTGAACGTTCACGCCATGCCCGCGGAGTACGTCGCCGAGGCGGTAGTTCGCTTGCTTCGCAGCCGCGTGAAAGGGAAGCGAGTGCTGCTGGTGCGGGCCAAAGTGGCGCGCGACGTCCTGCCGAAAGCACTGCGCCGCGCCGGTGCGAAAGTCGAAGTGGTCGAAGCCTACCAGACCGTCGCCCCGCCCAGGTCGCGCCGGCGGCTGCAAGAAGTGCTCCGCGACCGCCGCCCGCACTGGGTGACGTTCACCAGCTCCTCGACGGCGCGCAACTTCGCCCTTCTGGTGGGCGCGGCCCGGTTGCGCGCTGCGCTCAAGGGGATTCGTGTCGCCTCCATTGGGCCCGTTACTTCCAAGACTCTGCGCGAGCTGGGGCTGCGCGTGAACGTTCAGGCGCGGAGGTACACCATCCCCGGGCTGGTGCAGGCGCTGTTCTCGGCGGAGAAGGTAGGCCAGCGCAAGCGAAGGCCGGGCTAG
- the nth gene encoding endonuclease III, whose amino-acid sequence MVRGVVPRQPAKTGRQEGARKTHSRPTVTPARTKQDVRPSAKPKSAKRGGGKPAAGYKPVAPERVREILRRLDELYPNVTCALQHKTAWNLLVATILSAQCTDVRVNMVTPGLFEKYPTAAHFAALKPEELEPDIRSTGFFRNKSKSIVGAAQKVVREFGGKVPDEMEPLLTLPGVARKTANVVLGTWFKKATGVVVDTHVQRISRRLELTREEDPQKIEQDLMRVIPQEKWIEFSHQIIWHGRKLCVARNPKCADCPVETLCHAADKTWTTVEVHKAAR is encoded by the coding sequence ATGGTCCGAGGAGTCGTTCCCAGACAACCCGCGAAGACCGGACGCCAGGAAGGCGCGCGCAAGACGCACAGCCGCCCCACCGTAACGCCCGCCAGGACGAAGCAGGACGTCCGTCCGAGCGCCAAGCCCAAGTCGGCCAAGCGCGGGGGGGGCAAGCCCGCGGCCGGCTACAAACCGGTTGCGCCGGAGCGCGTGCGCGAGATCCTGAGGCGACTCGATGAGCTCTATCCCAACGTGACCTGCGCCCTCCAACACAAGACCGCCTGGAATCTGCTGGTGGCGACCATCCTCTCCGCCCAGTGCACCGACGTACGCGTGAACATGGTCACCCCTGGGCTCTTTGAGAAGTACCCTACCGCCGCGCACTTCGCCGCGCTCAAGCCGGAGGAGCTCGAGCCCGACATCCGCTCCACCGGGTTTTTCCGCAACAAGTCGAAGTCCATCGTGGGCGCGGCGCAGAAAGTCGTCCGCGAGTTCGGCGGGAAGGTCCCCGACGAGATGGAGCCGCTCCTGACGCTGCCCGGCGTGGCGCGCAAGACCGCGAACGTCGTGCTGGGGACATGGTTCAAGAAGGCAACGGGGGTGGTGGTGGACACGCACGTCCAGCGCATCTCGCGGCGCCTGGAGCTGACCCGGGAGGAAGACCCGCAGAAGATCGAACAGGACCTGATGCGCGTGATCCCGCAGGAGAAATGGATCGAGTTCTCCCACCAGATCATCTGGCACGGGCGCAAGCTGTGCGTCGCCCGGAATCCCAAGTGCGCCGACTGTCCGGTCGAAACCCTCTGCCACGCCGCCGACAAGACCTGGACGACGGTCGAAGTCCACAAAGCGGCTCGCTAG
- the hemQ gene encoding hydrogen peroxide-dependent heme synthase codes for MPTSKTAVKATQEKLPALPLTIEGSSVLHQMMRVRWAAWRKLSFAQKQHVAKEAAAALGPMEQAGESALYSMLGHKGDLMFLHFRDTFDALNATELRLQNLELFDYLEPATSFLSVIELGLYDSTVKLYKSLVERGVEPHSAEWHKEAEELMRRQEQAMASRLRPKIPEAPYINFYPMDRKRGEDKNWYRLPIEERQRQMEEHGLVGRRYAGKVQQIITGSIGFDDWEWGVDLFAQDPLVFKRLIYEMRFDEVSAVYALFGPFYIGIRCPVAQVGELLSREFAQKP; via the coding sequence ATGCCGACCAGCAAGACAGCGGTGAAGGCGACGCAGGAAAAGTTGCCCGCGCTGCCCCTGACCATCGAGGGCTCGAGCGTGCTGCATCAGATGATGCGCGTGCGCTGGGCCGCCTGGCGCAAGCTGTCCTTCGCGCAGAAGCAGCACGTGGCGAAGGAGGCCGCGGCGGCGCTCGGCCCCATGGAGCAGGCGGGGGAGAGCGCCCTCTATTCCATGCTGGGACACAAGGGCGACCTGATGTTCCTCCACTTCCGCGACACCTTTGACGCGCTCAACGCCACCGAGCTGCGCTTGCAGAACCTGGAACTCTTTGACTACCTGGAGCCCGCGACCTCGTTTCTGTCGGTCATCGAACTGGGCCTGTACGACTCCACGGTGAAGTTGTACAAGTCGCTGGTGGAGCGTGGCGTGGAGCCGCACTCGGCGGAGTGGCACAAGGAAGCGGAAGAGCTGATGCGGCGGCAGGAGCAGGCGATGGCCTCGCGACTGCGTCCCAAGATCCCGGAGGCGCCCTACATCAACTTCTATCCCATGGACCGCAAGCGCGGCGAGGACAAGAACTGGTACAGGCTGCCCATCGAGGAGCGCCAGCGGCAGATGGAGGAGCACGGCCTGGTGGGCCGGCGTTACGCCGGCAAGGTACAGCAGATCATCACCGGCTCCATCGGCTTCGACGACTGGGAGTGGGGCGTGGACCTGTTCGCCCAGGACCCGCTGGTCTTCAAGCGCCTGATCTACGAGATGCGCTTCGACGAGGTCAGCGCGGTGTACGCGCTGTTCGGGCCGTTTTACATCGGCATCCGCTGCCCCGTGGCCCAGGTGGGAGAGTTGCTGAGCAGGGAATTCGCGCAGAAACCATAG
- a CDS encoding DedA family protein produces MIAQIIELLSAFVIYVISAGGYAGIVLLMAIESACIPLPSEVIMPFSGYLVFTGRFDLLWVATAGAIGCNLGSVAAYEVGAFGGRRLVEKYGFYIFMTDVELAWADRFFARYGNAAVFVARLLPVVRTFIALPAGIAHMPRARFHLYTFLGSWPWCYGLAYLGMKAGEHWDYLGKYFHRFDAVIGAVIAIVVVWFVWTHWKHRLRPA; encoded by the coding sequence ATGATCGCCCAAATCATCGAGCTGCTCTCGGCGTTCGTCATCTACGTGATCTCCGCCGGCGGCTACGCCGGCATCGTGCTGCTGATGGCCATCGAGTCGGCCTGCATCCCCCTGCCCTCGGAAGTCATCATGCCGTTCTCTGGATACCTGGTGTTCACCGGCCGCTTCGACCTGCTGTGGGTGGCCACCGCCGGAGCCATCGGATGCAACCTCGGGTCCGTGGCAGCCTACGAAGTCGGCGCCTTCGGTGGCCGGCGGCTGGTGGAGAAGTATGGCTTCTACATTTTCATGACCGACGTCGAGCTGGCCTGGGCCGACCGCTTCTTCGCCCGCTACGGCAACGCTGCCGTCTTCGTGGCGCGCCTGCTGCCCGTCGTCCGCACCTTCATCGCCTTGCCCGCCGGCATCGCCCACATGCCCCGAGCGCGCTTCCACCTGTACACCTTCCTCGGCTCCTGGCCCTGGTGCTATGGCCTGGCTTACCTGGGAATGAAGGCGGGAGAACACTGGGACTACCTGGGGAAGTACTTCCACCGCTTCGACGCGGTCATCGGCGCGGTGATCGCCATCGTCGTCGTCTGGTTCGTGTGGACACACTGGAAGCACCGGCTGCGGCCGGCGTAG